A single Actinomadura algeriensis DNA region contains:
- a CDS encoding sensor histidine kinase, whose product MSPRIRGLLAFRAWLQSRPLAADGLLAVGLLLVGLPQLFLDDVAAGGLESRFRSPDVPGGALVVVVALALTFRRRAPLPVLLFVVAGGAVLSALRYPPSVPDVVAFLVAVYSLAAHRGLAQSALGGLLAFVYFVVMLVMLPVSTSPMVFLTDCALVIGVWMLGRNLRLRRAYFAELESRAARLERARGTDARAARIEERSRIARELHDVVAHHVSVMTVQAGAARRIIDRDAGSARDAMSTIEEVGRTALSEMRRIVGVLRTERDMERAGGELAPQPGLGDLGELLDHVRETGLSVQLWIEGEARTPSPGVDVAAFRLIQEALTNTLKHAGAQARAWVRLYYTDDHLTVEIEDDGPGTATITAGDEARPGHGLVGMYERVALYGGELRIGPRVGGGFGVRARFPLEA is encoded by the coding sequence GTGTCACCCCGCATCCGTGGTCTTCTCGCCTTCCGCGCCTGGTTGCAGTCGCGTCCGCTGGCGGCCGATGGGCTGTTGGCGGTCGGGTTGTTGCTGGTGGGGCTGCCTCAGCTGTTCCTCGATGACGTGGCGGCGGGCGGTCTGGAGTCGCGGTTCCGGTCGCCGGACGTGCCGGGCGGCGCGCTGGTGGTGGTCGTCGCGCTGGCGCTGACGTTCCGGCGGCGTGCTCCGTTGCCGGTGCTGCTGTTCGTGGTGGCGGGCGGGGCGGTGCTGTCGGCGTTGCGGTATCCGCCGTCGGTGCCGGACGTGGTGGCGTTCCTGGTGGCGGTGTACAGTCTGGCGGCGCATCGGGGGCTGGCGCAGAGCGCGCTGGGCGGGTTGCTGGCGTTCGTGTATTTCGTGGTGATGCTGGTGATGTTGCCGGTGTCGACGTCGCCGATGGTGTTCCTCACCGATTGCGCGCTGGTGATCGGGGTGTGGATGCTGGGGCGGAATCTGCGGTTGCGGCGGGCGTATTTCGCCGAGCTGGAGAGCCGGGCGGCGCGGCTGGAGCGGGCGCGGGGGACGGACGCGCGGGCGGCGCGGATCGAGGAGCGTTCGCGGATCGCGCGGGAGCTGCACGATGTGGTGGCGCATCATGTGAGCGTGATGACGGTGCAGGCGGGGGCGGCGCGGCGGATCATCGATCGGGACGCGGGCAGCGCGCGGGACGCGATGTCGACGATCGAGGAGGTCGGGCGGACGGCGTTGAGCGAGATGCGGCGGATCGTCGGGGTGTTGCGGACGGAGCGGGACATGGAGCGGGCGGGGGGCGAGCTGGCGCCGCAGCCGGGGCTGGGTGATCTGGGCGAGTTGCTGGATCATGTGCGGGAGACGGGGTTGTCGGTGCAGTTGTGGATCGAGGGTGAGGCGCGGACGCCGTCGCCGGGGGTGGATGTGGCGGCGTTCCGGTTGATCCAGGAGGCGTTGACGAACACGTTGAAGCATGCGGGGGCGCAGGCGCGGGCGTGGGTGCGGCTGTACTACACCGATGATCATTTGACGGTGGAGATCGAGGACGACGGGCCGGGGACGGCGACGATCACGGCCGGGGACGAGGCGCGTCCGGGTCATGGGCTGGTCGGGATGTACGAGCGGGTGGCGCTGTACGGTGGCGAGTTGCGGATCGGGCCGCGGGTGGGGGGCGGGTTCGGGGTCCGGGCTCGTTTCCCGCTGGAGGCGTAG
- a CDS encoding RecB family exonuclease — MAVVGSLSPSRAGDFMTCPLLYRFRVIDRIPERPSAAAVRGTLVHAVLERLFDLPTGGRTPEAALAMLGPEWERLLESEPELAGLFEEGAAGDAERDEWLAQARRMVERYFTLEDPRRLEPAERELFVETVLDSGLKLRGYIDRVDVAPTGDVRIVDYKTGSAPRADFEARALFQMKFYALVVWRLRGRVPRLLQLMYLGNGEVLRYEPDEADLRATQRKVEALWQAIRRAMDTGEWRSRRGRLCDWCDHRERCPEFGGTPPPLPVVRVGRPSPAGPDGGAAAEAGAVAGPEGAARERDEL, encoded by the coding sequence GTGGCGGTGGTGGGGTCGCTGTCGCCGTCCCGGGCGGGGGATTTCATGACGTGTCCGCTGCTGTACCGGTTCCGGGTGATCGATCGGATTCCGGAGCGGCCGAGTGCGGCGGCGGTGCGGGGGACGCTGGTGCACGCGGTGCTGGAGCGGTTGTTCGATCTGCCGACGGGCGGGCGGACGCCGGAGGCGGCGCTGGCGATGCTGGGGCCGGAGTGGGAGCGGCTGCTGGAGTCGGAGCCGGAGCTGGCGGGGCTGTTCGAGGAGGGCGCGGCGGGGGACGCCGAGCGGGACGAGTGGCTGGCGCAGGCGCGGCGGATGGTGGAGCGGTATTTCACGCTGGAGGATCCGCGGCGGCTGGAGCCGGCGGAGCGGGAGCTGTTCGTCGAGACGGTGCTGGATTCGGGGTTGAAGCTGCGGGGGTACATCGATCGGGTGGACGTGGCGCCGACGGGTGATGTGCGGATCGTGGACTACAAGACGGGGTCGGCGCCGCGGGCGGATTTCGAGGCGCGGGCGTTGTTCCAGATGAAGTTCTATGCGTTGGTGGTGTGGCGGTTGCGGGGGCGGGTGCCGCGGTTGCTGCAGTTGATGTATCTGGGGAACGGCGAGGTGCTGCGGTACGAACCGGACGAGGCGGATCTGCGGGCGACGCAGCGGAAGGTGGAGGCGTTGTGGCAGGCGATCCGGCGGGCGATGGACACCGGGGAGTGGCGGTCGCGGCGGGGGCGGTTGTGCGACTGGTGTGATCATCGGGAGCGGTGTCCGGAGTTCGGGGGTACTCCCCCGCCGTTGCCGGTGGTGCGGGTGGGGCGGCCGTCTCCGGCCGGGCCGGACGGCGGTGCGGCGGCGGAGGCAGGTGCGGTGGCGGGGCCGGAGGGCGCGGCGCGGGAGCGGGACGAGCTGTAG
- a CDS encoding site-2 protease family protein encodes MTHSAPPNQGKTPATGHDGRTTRPGLYFGRPFGVPVFVSPSWFLVAVLVTVMFEGQVNDVVERPTSYAVAFAYAVLLYGSVFVHELSHAVTARVLGLPVRSVTLHILGGETSIEREAPTPGREFLIAFAGPLVNLVLAGLGLLAHAVLPLPPTALLLIDALTFANLLVGVFNLLPGLPLDGGRLVRAAVWKVTGHSRSGAIIAGWVGRAVAVAALLAGAYLAAYPASDETTGGGTGFGWLALLWSALVASFIWVGATQAIRAEHVRDRIPLLSARRLARRATLVTPEVPLAEAVRRAHADHAGALVVTDHDGAPRGLVSEKAVTQTPEHRRPWVTVGDLSHGLEPDLTLPADLRGEALIEALRRNPAPEYLLLEPDGRVYGVLAVSDVDRTFAGI; translated from the coding sequence GTGACACACAGCGCGCCCCCGAACCAGGGCAAGACCCCGGCCACCGGCCACGACGGCCGCACCACCCGGCCCGGCCTCTACTTCGGCCGCCCCTTCGGCGTCCCCGTCTTCGTCTCGCCCAGCTGGTTCCTGGTCGCCGTCCTCGTCACCGTCATGTTCGAAGGACAGGTCAACGACGTCGTCGAACGCCCCACCAGCTACGCCGTCGCCTTCGCCTACGCCGTCCTCCTCTACGGCTCCGTCTTCGTCCACGAACTCAGCCACGCCGTCACCGCCCGCGTACTCGGCCTCCCCGTGCGCTCCGTCACCCTCCACATCCTCGGCGGCGAAACCTCGATCGAACGCGAAGCCCCCACCCCCGGACGCGAATTCCTCATCGCCTTCGCCGGCCCCCTCGTCAACCTCGTCCTCGCCGGACTCGGCCTCCTCGCCCACGCCGTCCTGCCCCTCCCGCCCACCGCACTCCTCCTCATCGACGCCCTCACCTTCGCCAACCTCCTCGTCGGAGTCTTCAACCTCCTGCCCGGCCTCCCCCTCGACGGCGGCCGCCTCGTCCGCGCCGCCGTATGGAAGGTCACCGGACACAGCCGCAGCGGCGCCATCATCGCCGGCTGGGTCGGCCGCGCCGTCGCCGTCGCCGCCCTCCTCGCCGGCGCCTACCTCGCCGCCTACCCCGCCTCCGACGAGACCACCGGCGGCGGCACCGGCTTCGGCTGGCTCGCCCTCCTGTGGTCCGCCCTCGTCGCCTCCTTCATCTGGGTCGGCGCCACCCAGGCCATCCGCGCCGAACACGTCCGCGACCGCATCCCCCTGCTGTCCGCCCGCCGCCTCGCCCGCCGCGCCACCCTCGTCACCCCCGAGGTCCCCCTCGCCGAAGCCGTCCGCCGCGCCCACGCCGACCACGCGGGCGCCCTCGTCGTCACCGACCACGACGGCGCACCCCGCGGCCTCGTCAGCGAGAAAGCCGTCACCCAGACCCCCGAACACCGCCGCCCCTGGGTCACCGTCGGCGACCTCTCCCACGGCCTCGAACCCGACCTCACCCTCCCCGCCGACCTCCGCGGCGAAGCCCTCATCGAAGCCCTCCGCCGCAACCCCGCCCCCGAATACCTGCTCCTCGAACCCGACGGCCGCGTCTACGGCGTCCTCGCCGTCAGCGACGTCGACCGCACCTTCGCCGGAATCTGA
- a CDS encoding tRNA (adenine-N1)-methyltransferase: MSETQSHDGPRTTTGRIPHGPFRPGDQVQLTDPKGRINTITLQAGKEYHSHKGAIPHDTIIGSPEGSVFRSTGGIEYLAFRPLLTDHTLRMPRGAAVVYPKDAAQIVAQADIFPGARVIEAGAGSGALSCFLLRAVGEHGLLSSYERRPDFADIARGNVERFFGGPHPAWRLTVGSLEHDLAETEIDRAVLDMLAPWECIDAVAEALIPGGMICAYIATTTQMSRIVEDLRAHGRFAEPYAFETMLRSWHVDGLAVRPDHRMVGHTGFLVTARRLADGVTPPARRRRPAKGAHPAPDTTAGSAPGNDAPGNDATENGTAPATPQADPATEA; the protein is encoded by the coding sequence ATGAGCGAAACCCAGTCCCACGACGGACCCCGCACCACCACCGGCCGCATCCCCCACGGCCCCTTCCGTCCCGGAGACCAGGTTCAGCTCACCGACCCCAAAGGCCGCATCAACACCATCACCCTCCAAGCCGGCAAGGAATACCACTCCCACAAGGGCGCCATCCCCCACGACACCATCATCGGCAGCCCCGAAGGGTCCGTCTTCCGCTCCACCGGCGGCATCGAATACCTCGCCTTCCGCCCCCTCCTCACCGACCACACCCTCCGCATGCCCCGCGGCGCCGCCGTCGTCTACCCCAAGGACGCCGCCCAGATCGTCGCCCAGGCCGACATCTTCCCCGGCGCCCGCGTCATCGAAGCCGGCGCCGGATCCGGCGCCCTCAGCTGCTTCCTCCTGCGCGCCGTCGGCGAACACGGCCTCCTCTCCTCCTACGAACGCCGCCCCGACTTCGCCGACATCGCCCGCGGCAACGTCGAACGCTTCTTCGGCGGCCCCCACCCCGCCTGGCGCCTCACCGTCGGCTCCCTCGAACACGACCTCGCCGAAACCGAGATCGACCGCGCCGTCCTCGACATGCTCGCCCCCTGGGAATGCATCGACGCCGTCGCCGAAGCCCTCATCCCCGGCGGCATGATCTGTGCCTACATCGCCACCACCACCCAGATGTCCCGCATCGTCGAGGACCTCCGCGCCCACGGCCGCTTCGCCGAGCCCTACGCCTTCGAAACGATGCTCCGCTCCTGGCACGTCGACGGACTCGCCGTCCGCCCCGACCACCGCATGGTCGGCCACACCGGCTTCCTCGTCACCGCCCGCCGCCTCGCCGACGGCGTCACCCCGCCCGCCCGCCGGCGCCGCCCCGCCAAGGGCGCCCACCCCGCCCCCGACACCACCGCGGGCAGCGCCCCAGGGAACGACGCGCCCGGGAACGACGCCACCGAGAACGGCACCGCCCCCGCCACGCCCCAGGCCGACCCCGCCACCGAGGCGTAG
- the arc gene encoding proteasome ATPase, whose translation MAARDDAGARKPQHDKEVQDLQTQLSFLEEEITVLRRKLAESPRQARVLEERLHEAQANLAAVTGQNERLVATLKEAREQIVALKEEVDRLAQPPSGFGVFLETRDDGTVDIFTGGRKLRVNVSPAVDVEELQRGQEVMLNEALNVVEALDFEEQGEVVMLKELFDDGERALVIAHADEERVIKLAEPLRGVPLRAGDSLMLESRSGYAYEKIHKAEVEELVLEEVPDISYNEIGGLGGQIELIRDAVELPYLHADLFREHQLRPPKGVLLYGPPGCGKTLIAKAVANSLAKQVAEKTGKEGKSFFLNIKGPELLNKYVGETERHIRLVFQRAREKASAGTPVIVFFDEMDSIFRTRGSGVSSDVENTIVPQLLSEIDGVEGLENVIVIGASNREDMIDPAILRPGRLDVKIKIERPDAEAAKDIFSKYILSGLPLHPDDLKEHDGSEEATVDAMIQRTVERMYAETEENRFLEVTYANGDKEVLYFKDFNSGAMIQNIVDRAKKMAIKQFLDTGQKGMRVTHLLAACVDEFSENEDLPNTTNPDDWARISGKKGERIVYIRTLVSGTKGAEAGRSIDTVANTGQYL comes from the coding sequence GTGGCCGCTCGTGACGATGCTGGGGCGCGCAAACCGCAGCACGACAAGGAGGTGCAGGACCTCCAAACGCAGCTCTCCTTCCTCGAGGAGGAGATCACCGTGCTGCGCCGCAAACTCGCGGAATCCCCGCGCCAAGCACGCGTGCTGGAAGAACGTCTCCATGAGGCACAGGCCAACCTGGCCGCAGTGACCGGTCAGAACGAGCGTCTCGTAGCGACCCTCAAAGAGGCTCGCGAACAGATCGTGGCGCTCAAGGAGGAGGTCGACAGGCTCGCACAACCACCGTCCGGCTTCGGAGTCTTCCTCGAAACCCGCGACGACGGAACCGTCGACATCTTCACCGGCGGGCGCAAACTACGCGTCAACGTCAGCCCCGCCGTGGACGTCGAAGAACTCCAGCGCGGCCAAGAGGTCATGCTCAACGAGGCCCTCAACGTCGTCGAGGCCCTCGACTTCGAAGAGCAGGGCGAAGTCGTCATGCTCAAAGAACTCTTCGACGACGGAGAACGCGCCCTCGTCATCGCGCACGCCGACGAGGAACGCGTCATCAAACTCGCCGAACCGCTCCGCGGCGTCCCGCTCCGCGCCGGCGACTCGCTCATGCTCGAGTCCCGCTCCGGATACGCCTACGAGAAGATCCACAAGGCCGAGGTCGAAGAACTCGTCCTCGAAGAGGTCCCCGACATCTCCTACAACGAGATCGGCGGCCTCGGCGGCCAGATCGAACTGATCCGCGACGCGGTCGAACTGCCCTACCTGCACGCCGACCTCTTCCGGGAACACCAGCTCCGGCCGCCCAAGGGAGTCCTCCTCTACGGACCCCCGGGATGCGGCAAGACCCTCATCGCCAAGGCCGTCGCCAACTCGCTCGCCAAACAGGTCGCCGAGAAGACCGGCAAAGAGGGCAAAAGCTTCTTCCTCAACATCAAGGGGCCCGAACTCCTCAACAAGTACGTCGGCGAAACCGAACGCCACATCAGGCTCGTCTTCCAACGAGCCCGCGAAAAGGCCTCCGCCGGCACCCCCGTCATCGTGTTCTTCGACGAGATGGACTCCATCTTCCGCACCCGCGGCTCCGGGGTCTCCTCCGACGTCGAGAACACCATCGTCCCGCAGCTGCTCAGCGAGATCGACGGAGTCGAAGGCCTCGAGAACGTCATCGTCATCGGCGCGTCCAACCGCGAGGACATGATCGACCCCGCGATCCTGCGCCCCGGACGACTCGACGTCAAGATCAAAATCGAGCGCCCCGACGCGGAAGCCGCCAAGGACATCTTCTCCAAGTACATCCTCAGCGGACTCCCGCTCCACCCCGACGACCTCAAGGAGCACGACGGCTCCGAAGAGGCCACCGTCGACGCCATGATCCAGCGCACCGTCGAACGCATGTACGCCGAAACCGAGGAGAACCGCTTCCTCGAAGTCACCTACGCCAACGGTGACAAGGAAGTCCTCTACTTCAAGGACTTCAACTCCGGCGCCATGATCCAGAACATCGTCGACCGCGCCAAGAAAATGGCCATCAAACAATTCCTCGACACCGGGCAAAAAGGCATGCGGGTCACCCACCTGCTCGCCGCCTGCGTCGACGAGTTCAGCGAGAACGAAGACCTGCCCAACACCACCAACCCCGACGACTGGGCCCGCATCTCCGGCAAGAAGGGCGAACGGATCGTCTACATCCGCACCCTCGTCTCCGGAACCAAGGGCGCGGAAGCCGGCCGCTCCATCGACACCGTCGCCAACACCGGCCAGTACCTCTGA
- the dop gene encoding depupylase/deamidase Dop — translation MTVRRVMGIETEYGISVPGQPGANAMVTSSQVVNAYLAASAARARRARWDFEEENPLRDARGFDLAREVADPTQLTDEDLGLANIILTNGARLYVDHAHPEYSAPECTNPLDAVLWDKAGERVMADAAQRAAMVPGTNPIQLYKNNTDNKGASYGCHENYLMRRETPFADIVRHLTPFFVSRQVVCGAGRVGIGVDGRGDGFQISQRADFFEVEVGLETTLKRPIINTRDEPHADPEKYRRLHVIIGDANLAELSTYLKLGTTSLVLAMIEDGFLTTDLSVDMPVASLRAVSHDPTCKHLLTLRDGRKMTAVQLQMEYLEQSRKYVEDRFGADVDEMTKDVLDRWESVLHRLGDDPMQLSRELDWVAKLALLEGYRTRDDIDWSHSRLHLVDLQYADVRPDKGLYNRLVDRGRIERLVTEDQVESAIDDPPEDTRAYFRGRCLRQYADNVAAASWDSVIFDVPGRESLQRVPTLEPLRGTKEHVGALLDRCRTAETLVSTLTGQD, via the coding sequence ATGACTGTTCGGCGGGTGATGGGCATCGAGACCGAGTACGGCATCTCCGTACCGGGCCAGCCAGGGGCAAACGCGATGGTGACCTCCTCCCAGGTCGTCAACGCCTACCTCGCGGCATCGGCGGCACGCGCCCGCCGAGCCCGCTGGGACTTCGAAGAGGAGAACCCCCTCCGCGACGCACGCGGCTTCGACCTCGCCCGCGAAGTCGCCGACCCCACCCAGCTCACCGACGAAGACCTCGGCCTCGCCAACATCATCCTCACCAACGGCGCCCGGCTCTACGTCGACCACGCACACCCCGAATACTCCGCACCCGAATGCACCAACCCCCTCGACGCCGTCCTCTGGGACAAAGCCGGAGAACGCGTCATGGCCGACGCCGCCCAACGCGCCGCCATGGTCCCCGGCACCAACCCCATCCAGCTCTACAAGAACAACACCGACAACAAGGGCGCCTCCTACGGCTGCCATGAGAACTACCTCATGCGCCGCGAAACCCCCTTCGCCGACATCGTCCGCCACCTCACCCCCTTCTTCGTCTCCCGCCAGGTCGTCTGCGGCGCCGGCCGCGTCGGCATCGGCGTCGACGGACGCGGCGACGGCTTCCAGATCAGCCAGCGCGCCGACTTCTTCGAAGTCGAAGTCGGCCTCGAGACCACCCTCAAACGCCCGATCATCAACACCCGCGACGAACCCCACGCCGACCCCGAGAAATACCGGCGCCTCCACGTCATCATCGGCGACGCCAACCTCGCCGAGCTGTCCACCTACCTCAAGCTCGGCACCACCTCACTCGTCCTCGCCATGATCGAGGACGGCTTCCTCACGACCGACCTCTCGGTCGACATGCCCGTCGCCTCACTCCGCGCCGTCTCCCACGACCCCACCTGCAAGCACCTGCTCACCCTCCGCGACGGCCGCAAGATGACCGCCGTCCAACTCCAGATGGAGTACCTCGAGCAGTCGCGCAAGTACGTCGAGGACCGCTTCGGCGCCGACGTCGACGAGATGACCAAGGACGTCCTCGACCGCTGGGAGTCGGTCCTGCACCGCCTCGGCGACGATCCCATGCAGCTCTCCCGCGAACTCGACTGGGTCGCCAAGCTCGCCCTCCTCGAGGGATACCGCACCCGCGACGACATCGACTGGTCGCACTCCCGCCTGCACCTCGTCGATCTGCAGTACGCCGACGTCCGTCCCGACAAGGGCCTCTACAACCGCCTCGTCGACCGCGGCCGCATCGAACGCCTCGTCACCGAGGACCAGGTGGAGTCCGCCATCGACGACCCGCCCGAGGACACCCGCGCCTACTTCCGTGGCCGCTGCCTGCGCCAGTACGCCGACAACGTCGCCGCCGCCTCCTGGGACTCCGTCATCTTCGACGTCCCCGGCCGAGAGTCCCTCCAGCGCGTCCCCACCCTGGAGCCGCTGCGCGGCACCAAGGAGCACGTGGGCGCCCTCCTGGACCGCTGCCGTACCGCCGAGACCCTCGTCTCCACCCTGACCGGCCAGGACTGA
- a CDS encoding ubiquitin-like protein Pup — protein MATKDTGGQKQTTRRTDEVEETEATTSEDVQERHEELTDDVDNILDEIDEVLEENAEEFVRSFVQKGGQ, from the coding sequence ATGGCCACAAAGGACACCGGCGGTCAGAAGCAAACCACTCGGCGCACGGACGAGGTCGAGGAGACCGAGGCCACGACCAGCGAAGACGTCCAGGAGCGCCACGAGGAACTGACCGACGACGTCGACAATATCCTCGACGAGATCGACGAAGTCCTCGAGGAGAATGCGGAGGAATTTGTCCGTTCGTTCGTACAAAAGGGCGGACAGTAA
- a CDS encoding endonuclease VII domain-containing protein, whose amino-acid sequence MLLAADYLELRGSQARMLENELEEPVFRSRARPELRGFDRVAWGSLGGTSRAGHLYHRYGITEADADWLLKRQVGLCGVCSDRPGDHIDHDHETGAVRGVACTGCNTGMGQFGDDPTCLRRAADYVMGELVRTMPLDDGITRLSFTLPDVDPATVGPNGWKRYFEADGERRRDNPSFGGRSDSALTPIEVLVREIVARSRAAGRTTAPGGVARP is encoded by the coding sequence ATGCTCCTCGCGGCCGACTACCTCGAACTGCGCGGTTCTCAGGCTCGCATGCTCGAGAACGAACTCGAGGAACCGGTCTTCAGGAGCCGAGCCCGTCCCGAGTTGCGCGGCTTCGATCGGGTCGCTTGGGGCAGCTTGGGCGGCACCTCACGCGCGGGCCACCTCTACCACCGGTACGGCATTACCGAAGCTGATGCCGACTGGCTGCTCAAGCGCCAGGTGGGTCTGTGCGGGGTCTGCAGCGATCGTCCCGGCGATCACATCGATCACGACCACGAGACGGGCGCCGTGCGCGGTGTCGCCTGTACGGGCTGCAATACGGGCATGGGCCAGTTCGGCGATGACCCCACGTGCCTCCGCCGCGCGGCGGACTACGTAATGGGGGAACTCGTCAGAACCATGCCCCTAGATGACGGCATCACGCGTCTGTCGTTCACGCTCCCGGACGTGGATCCGGCGACGGTCGGCCCGAACGGCTGGAAGCGGTACTTCGAGGCGGACGGTGAGCGTCGCCGCGACAATCCGTCCTTCGGTGGACGCTCGGACAGTGCCCTGACGCCGATCGAGGTTCTGGTGCGGGAGATCGTCGCGCGGAGCAGGGCGGCCGGCCGGACGACGGCGCCCGGCGGCGTGGCCCGGCCGTAG
- the prcB gene encoding proteasome subunit beta: protein MASHESHAGRLPGLFASPDTSSFTEFLGAYSPDLLPGGRTPPAGPVGDEIPHGTTIVAVGFPGGVVMAGDRRATAGHQIAQRDIEKVFRADEFSAIAIAGTAGIGIEMMRLFQVELEHYEKREGRTLSVEGKANRLATMVRQNLGMAMQGLAVVPLFAGYDEERDAGRIFSYDPAGGRYEERDFHSIGSGSVFARGALKKLFRRDLSAEDAALVCVQALYDAADDDSATGGPDLPRRIFPVVASVTSDGYRRLGEDEVGALARSVVEGRYDSPGGPTAPLR from the coding sequence GTGGCGTCCCACGAATCGCATGCCGGGCGTCTGCCGGGCTTGTTCGCGAGTCCGGACACGTCTTCGTTCACGGAGTTCCTGGGGGCGTACTCGCCGGATCTTCTGCCGGGCGGGCGGACGCCTCCGGCGGGGCCGGTGGGGGACGAGATCCCGCACGGGACGACGATCGTCGCGGTGGGCTTCCCCGGTGGGGTGGTGATGGCGGGGGACCGGCGGGCGACGGCGGGGCACCAGATCGCGCAGCGCGACATCGAGAAGGTGTTCCGGGCCGACGAGTTCTCGGCGATCGCGATCGCGGGGACGGCGGGCATCGGCATCGAGATGATGCGCTTGTTCCAGGTGGAACTGGAGCATTACGAGAAGCGTGAGGGCCGGACGCTGTCGGTCGAGGGCAAGGCGAACCGGCTGGCGACGATGGTGCGGCAGAACCTGGGGATGGCGATGCAGGGCCTGGCGGTGGTGCCGCTGTTCGCCGGGTACGACGAGGAGCGGGACGCGGGGCGGATCTTCTCCTACGATCCGGCGGGTGGACGGTACGAGGAGCGTGACTTCCACTCGATCGGTTCGGGGTCGGTGTTCGCGCGGGGTGCGCTGAAGAAGCTGTTCCGGCGGGATCTGTCGGCGGAGGACGCGGCGCTGGTGTGCGTGCAGGCGTTGTACGACGCGGCGGACGACGATTCGGCGACGGGTGGCCCGGATCTGCCGCGGCGGATCTTCCCGGTGGTGGCGTCGGTGACGTCGGACGGGTATCGCCGGCTCGGTGAGGACGAGGTGGGGGCGCTCGCGCGGTCCGTGGTCGAGGGACGTTACGACTCGCCGGGCGGGCCGACCGCCCCGCTGCGATAG
- the prcA gene encoding proteasome subunit alpha — MPFYVSPEQQMKDKADYARKGISRGRSVVVLQYDDGILFVADNPSRALHKISEIYDRIAFAAVGKYNEFENLRLGGVRYADINGYQYDRRDVTARGLANVYAQSLGTIFTETNKPYEVELVVAEVGEDAETDQIYRLTFDGSVADEHGYVAMGGQADAVAQALKDGFREGASLEEALRTAVRALEAQDSDRHLEASSLEVAVLDRNREHRLFKRLTARRIEGLLSEGSGGSSGGGDEKESGSSDED, encoded by the coding sequence ATGCCGTTCTATGTGTCGCCTGAACAGCAGATGAAGGACAAGGCGGATTACGCGCGGAAGGGTATTTCGCGTGGCCGCAGCGTGGTCGTGCTGCAGTACGACGACGGCATCCTGTTCGTGGCGGACAATCCGTCGCGGGCGCTGCACAAGATCAGTGAGATTTATGACCGGATCGCGTTCGCGGCGGTGGGGAAGTACAACGAGTTCGAGAACCTGCGGCTGGGCGGGGTGCGGTACGCGGACATCAACGGGTATCAGTACGACCGTCGTGACGTGACGGCGCGGGGGCTGGCGAACGTGTACGCGCAGTCGCTGGGGACGATCTTCACGGAGACGAACAAGCCGTACGAGGTGGAACTGGTCGTCGCGGAGGTCGGTGAGGACGCGGAGACGGACCAGATCTACCGGTTGACGTTCGACGGGTCGGTGGCCGACGAGCACGGTTACGTGGCGATGGGCGGTCAGGCGGACGCGGTGGCGCAGGCGCTGAAGGACGGGTTCCGGGAGGGGGCGTCGCTGGAGGAGGCGTTGCGGACGGCGGTGCGCGCGCTGGAGGCGCAGGATTCGGATCGTCATCTGGAGGCGTCGTCGCTGGAGGTGGCGGTGCTGGATCGGAATCGGGAGCATCGGCTGTTCAAGCGGTTGACGGCGCGGCGGATCGAGGGGCTGCTGTCGGAGGGTTCCGGCGGGTCGTCGGGCGGCGGGGACGAGAAGGAGTCGGGTTCGTCCGACGAGGACTAG